A stretch of DNA from Rhizoctonia solani chromosome 9, complete sequence:
cctataccgccttaagcggcttctgcaTTGTACTTACTAAGCCCGCCACTGCCcttatggccttggtcaccgtagtatagttggttgttgttgtaggatagcttgccaccgccttacgcagtttctacttagttacatccagccgcaagcgccctcctccttgacgtccttatagacatctaggacactaggtaattgaccttacgttggttgcaaaccgttctgcacccACCCCTACTAAGTTTCaacccccaagaaggatacctgtactagcacaagcaaaaacacgtgattggactcccctttcagctgaaataatcaaagagctgttggtcccacgtagtagcaaattgctataaggcaggctaTCCCTATTGCCCGCTTACCACCAGTCACCGCACCATTTGTCAGCAGAGtcaatcagcagatccacccgcttgcagaaagcccgctctacatcacgcctgcTCACGGCTGTTGATTAGTTgaagggactgtccaacgctaggcagTTGACGCAGactcttagcgccagaacaataaagcgccccataagtcctgatataggcatcCTTGGCTACATAGCCCCCATCACTCCCAATTGCCCATCATCACCTCACGTACCCCCACGCGCTCTTCTTTGCAGGCATCCTCACACACTGGCCACTCCTAtccacaaccaaccatggctaCCCGCTCCAGGACagcctcttgagcccaaTCCCCCTTTGATCAGGGATACATGGAACCCTCACTTCTGCCAACCACCTCTGTTGAATATGGCAAGGTGTCCCTTGAACAAGTCACAtggctcctccttggcctccttggccaagtcaaatgcCTTGAGCAAGAAATTGCCAAGATCAAGGAAGCTGGAATTGAGACCCGGACAAACGTTGAAAACATTTCCCAAaccgttgatgttgtcaaggatgggcttaagTCCCTGCAGTCCCATGGTCCCCGTACACCCAAAGGACCCCAAGCCAAGGTtgtggaagaaacgccacgccccctaccaaaagccaagcctattggattggctaGTGGGGCCCCCTTCTGGTCAGAAGCTCCCAAGGTCCTCTCCAGTTTGGCCcagccaaccccaagaagagttgctcccccgcaagtcccatctccccctccatctctgcGTCTCCAATCTCCAATTGGAGcagctgcccctccacctccggctccagttgctgcctatcccgctccggtcaaggttgaccaccctgacgcctacacaggcaaaatagggagcaaagccaagcaatggctgacttggatgttggcctggacccgcctcaaTTTGCGGATGTTTTCCACCAATCAAGAGGTCctctccttcctcttgatgaacatgaaggactctGCCGGAGCGTGGGCCCACCCACACCTCaaccagcttggatcacaccaagccatcatccaaactgTCAAGGGGTTTAAGTTggaattcctggcagcatttggcaaccctgacgcTACAAGGGCTGCCAAGCAGAAGATCACCACCcttacccagtccggcacatgcgcggactacatcacaaagtttagAACCTTAGCTATGGAACTAGACTGGAATGACGCAGCCCTCCGGggccagtttgcccaaggcctccactgggaggtcagtcAACAGATAGCAACCCGCAAACACTGCCCTTGCACACTCttggagctgcagaatgcagcacttgtcattgacaatgctctccgcaaagagcgtgctagccacccgCCAAGGGACAGTAAGCCTAGCAaaccatccaaccccgcaagggggacgagtaccaGTCAAACAACTACtggatcaaggaagctcTCCaatgaccccaactttgtattGGAGGAAGAGCAAAGCCGCTGCCAcgccgctggcgcctgtATCAAGTGCGgaaaaatgggccacaagtttgcggaatgctgCACAGGATGGAAAgctacccctattgaggataaagggaaggctaaggaaaccgccaaaattggcaaagactccaagtaccaattgggaaaagagtaagggtacctgctgccgcgcgcaaggaccccaaggactctggcttcatcaaaatttgtaatatatccattagtaacaatagaatctccccctcttcacaattttgattaaaccagagaaacaagcggaacaattagaagtcctgatagactcaggcgccacatcatcATTTCTTCACCCCCGTACCGCCAAGGCATTACGCCTACCTCTCATAGACCTCCCAACTCCCCACACCATTAcaatgcttgatgggtcaagcccccaggctggaaagatttggaaaaaggctcacctaaccttcctaattgatggcaaacgcatgacggaaaccttcctaATTTGCAACACAGGAACACACGCTGCCATCTTAGGGATTAAATGGTTGGAAACGCACAACCCCAAAATTGACTGGAACTTAcaaaccctctccttccctcacaATCCGccagaacatgtggccattgctgaagaggaggaagctgacccAAATCCCctagaaggagtaccctccaagtaccatcaatacgccaaggtatttggggaagaagagttcaacaagcttcccccccacAGGCATCACaatattgggattgaacttaCGGAAGAGGGCCCCCTCAACTTGCCCCTttacagcatgactgacgccaagtctaccacactcaaggactggctcagggacaaactaaaagctgggaagatctgCCCAGTAAATCCTCAATCAGCTctcccgtcatgtttgtccctaAGAAAGATGGTTCCCGttgcttggttgttgattattGTTGCCTCAACAATTGGACCAAAAAGAATGTTTACCCGCTCCCCTGTCCTGATGACctaatggcccagctctgtggtgccaaggttttCACTAAATTGGATTTACaatggggctacaacaacgtcTGTGTTAAGGaaggggacaaatggaaaaccgccttttgcaccaagtacggactatacaagtccctggtcatgacctttggcctaacaaacgcccccgccgCTTTCCAGCACTTTATGAATGAACTGTTCAAAGACCTGTTAgacgtatgcgtcatcatttaccttgatgacatcctaatttactccaaggatgacgcatcccacgCACAACACGTTCACAAGGTCCTGAAACAACTAATGGACAAccagctgttctgcaaggcgtcaaaatgtaccttccacATCCCCTTGGTAGAATACCTGGGGATCATTGTCTCAGATAAGGGGttcagtctggataagctcaaaatccaggcagtgcAAGAATGGCCGGTACCCACCAAAGTGAAGGAAGTCCAATCgttcctagggtttgccaatttcctccgtcaatttgttgccaatttcagtCACCTAGCCAGACTGTTACATAATCTGGTTAAAAAGGATACAgcctggaaatgggacaccaaggaacaggaagcctttCAGGGGCTGAAGGACGCCATTACCACCGCTCCAGTTCTTTGCCACGCTGATCCAACCAAGCcatacttcctggaaacagatgcatccggCGCAGCCttaggttccatactcagccaacggcAAGAAGATGGTTGTCTACACCctcttggaatattggaaggaatcccaaaCATTCAACCACCgccatgccagatggcacctactactagccggatataacttccagattgtgtaCAGGCccggaaaacaatcaggaaagccagatgCCTTGTCACAAAGAGCGGATCATGCGGATATCCCACTGGAACCCCAGTCTATGCTACCAGACCCAGTGTTTGCCAATATTGCCTTAGTCACACCAGAGAAGGAGCTGCAACAACAGATCAAGTCATCTCTAGATCAGGACAAGTCCCtagaagaaatccttcaattcctccagaacaagtccaaagcacCCCCTTCTATCAAACGCGCGTTTAAGGATTATGAGATGGAAGCAGGCCTGCttttctaccaaggacgcattgtagtccctgacgTGGGAACCCTAAGGACAGATCTACTGCGCatcttccatgacagccccctggcaggacatctGGGAAGACAACGCACACTagagttggtatcaaggaactactactggcccggcaTCCGTGCTGATAcatattggcatgtggactcctGCAAAACATGCCAACAAATTAGAAGGCCCAAATACGCGTCTATTCCACCCcagccccttgaactccctGTTAggccctggcaacacgtgttgtacaacatgatagtagaccttcCTAAGGACAGAAGCAACAACTCAATCCTAGTAATTGTTGACAGCTTCACAAAGTACGGGATATTTGTAAAATGTTCtaagaaactcaaggcacccaagttagcggaactattcctggaaaacGTATGGAAGCGCCATGGCATGCCGGAAAAGACCATATCCAACAGAGGGAGAGttttcaacaacaagtttcTACAAGCTCTATacaaacgccttggcattgacccacATTTCTCCTCCGCCTATCACCCTCAGAGCAATGGGCAGACAGAACGCGTCAACCCatccattgaacacttcctcagggtgtactcaggggtaaaccaaagggactggaccaaatggctcccaatggcagaatttgcgtacaacaatgccgtacatagcagcactgGCAAGACCCCTTTCAAAGCCCTGTATGGgtgggaacccaccttaacACCATCAAATGTACCAACAGACGTCCCGGAAGCAGACAAActtgcccagacaatggaggcccaatggaaggaagtagaaTTGGCACTCCAGCAGTCTAAACAACAAATGATGGCCAGAGAAGGAGGAAGCCCAATGGAGTtcaagattggagaagaagtttggctagacgccaagaatgtcaacctcaagaCCTTGAGTTccaagctaacggaacaacaCCTAGGACCATTCAGGGTCattgaaaaaatctccaaccaagcttaccgcctggaactccccccaacaatgaggatccacaacgtattctatgtaggactctTATCTAGGGTCAGAAGGGATAAGAAGCGCGCCTTTGAGAATTGCCCCCCACCAGTTACTGTGGacagagaagaagagtacaaagtgGAAGGAATCACCAATGCTGAAGAAAGGAATGGGAAGTGgtttttccaagtcaaatggaagggatatggttccaaggaaaacacgtgggaaccATGGGAAAACTTgaaaaacgccaaaaaaatcttacaaaaatacaaaaaagacatgaagaaaaaggcccttggcgctgccaaggcccttagagggggggcagtgttgtagacacatccaataccagggaatttattcccattttctcaattttaaacaaagacaaacggacaacatttttgatcatgtgactttggcgcttaaatcatacgctaagcgccaagccacgtccccatccgcgcttacctcaacatacgtagccacctccacctgatgacatcactatgacacgtcagcaacacgtatgcatgagtaaggccaactacggattggggttcttatttgatacggtattgcatataagttgtatttgtaattaggtacctctgtaatatataaggaggccaaccaaccatggtaacacccaggtcaattacctcttgttgcatcccacattgtatgagggccttacagcccagcaactctctacttagttacttagcctataccgccttaagcggcttctgcgTTGTACTTACTAAGCCTGCCactgcccttacggccttggtcaccgtagtatagttggttgttgttgtaggatagcttgccaccgccttacgtggtttctacttagttacatccggccgcaagcgccctcctccttgacgtccttatagacatctaggacactatgTATGTGCAGTGGAGTTGATGCTTAAGGTGTTGTAGCTACTTAGtaatctggctgtaaggccttgtacaatgatggagtgcaacaagaggtaattgacctgggttttaccatggttggttggcctccttatatattacagagagtgtctaattacaaatacaaagtGTGGGAAATGAAGCTATCTATATGTAATAATAACCCCACTCCTtggttggccttactcatgtatacatgtcactgacatgttgtgatgacgtcataggtggaggtggctacatgtacTGAATAAGTGCAGAGGAGGACATGgtttggcgcttagcatgtgatataagcaccagagtcatgtgattgaaaatattgtctgttagtctttgttcaaatttgagaaaattggaataaatcccatggtattgattgtgtctacaacactgcccccctttaagggccttggcagtgccaagggccttttcTTTCAT
This window harbors:
- a CDS encoding Retrotransposable element Tf2 protein codes for the protein MLDGSSPQAGKIWKKAHLTFLIDGKRMTETFLICNTGTHAAILGIKWLETHNPKIDWNLQTLSFPHNPPEHVAIAEEEEADPNPLEGVPSKYHQYAKVFGEEEFNKLPPHRHHNIGIELTEEGPLNLPLYSMTDAKSTTLKDWLRDKLKAGKICPLCGAKVFTKLDLQWGYNNVCVKEGDKWKTAFCTKYGLYKSLVMTFGLTNAPAAFQHFMNELFKDLLDVCVIIYLDDILIYSKDDASHAQHVHKVLKQLMDNQLFCKASKCTFHIPLVEYLGIIVSDKGFSLDKLKIQAVQEWPVPTKVKEVQSFLGFANFLRQFVANFSHLARLLHNLVKKDTAWKWDTKEQEAFQGLKDAITTAPVPYSANGKKMVVYTLLEYWKESQTFNHRHARWHLLLAGYNFQIVYRPGKQSGKPDALSQRADHADIPLEPQSMLPDPVFANIALVTPEKELQQQIKSSLDQDKSLEEILQFLQNKSKAPPSIKRAFKDYEMEAGLLFYQGRIVVPDVGTLRTDLLRIFHDSPLAGHLGRQRTLELVSRNYYWPGIRADTYWHVDSCKTCQQIRRPKYASIPPQPLELPVRPWQHVLYNMIVDLPKDRSNNSILVIVDSFTKYGIFVKCSKKLKAPKLAELFLENVWKRHGMPEKTISNRGRVFNNKFLQALYKRLGIDPHFSSAYHPQSNGQTERVNPSIEHFLRVYSGVNQRDWTKWLPMAEFAYNNAVHSSTGKTPFKALYGWEPTLTPSNVPTDVPEADKLAQTMEAQWKEVELALQQSKQQMMAREGGSPMEFKIGEEVWLDAKNVNLKTLSSKLTEQHLGPFRVIEKISNQAYRLELPPTMRIHNVFYVGLLSRVRRDKKRAFENCPPPVTVDREEEYKVEGITNAEERNGKWFFQVKWKGYGSKENTWEPWENLKNAKKILQKYKKDMKKKALGAAKALRGGAVL
- a CDS encoding Retrotransposon gag protein; this encodes MEPSLLPTTSVEYGKVSLEQVTWLLLGLLGQVKCLEQEIAKIKEAGIETRTNVENISQTVDVVKDGLKSLQSHGPRTPKGPQAKVVEETPRPLPKAKPIGLASGAPFWSEAPKVLSSLAQPTPRRVAPPQVPSPPPSLRLQSPIGAAAPPPPAPVAAYPAPVKVDHPDAYTGKIGSKAKQWLTWMLAWTRLNLRMFSTNQEVLSFLLMNMKDSAGAWAHPHLNQLGSHQAIIQTVKGFKLEFLAAFGNPDATRAAKQKITTLTQSGTCADYITKFRTLAMELDWNDAALRGQFAQGLHWEVSQQIATRKHCPCTLLELQNAALVIDNALRKERASHPPRDSKPSKPSNPARGTSTSQTTTGSRKLSNDPNFVLEEEQSRCHAAGACIKCGKMGHKFAECCTGWKATPIEDKGKAKETAKIGKDSKYQLGKE